The Euleptes europaea isolate rEulEur1 chromosome 2, rEulEur1.hap1, whole genome shotgun sequence genome has a segment encoding these proteins:
- the NPL gene encoding N-acetylneuraminate lyase, producing MAPKKKLQGLVAATVTPMTQNGEINLSVIGQYVDYLISEQGVKNVFVNGTTGEGLSLSVQERKWLAEEWVAKGKDKLDHVIIHVGALSLPESKELAKHAAEIGADGIAVIAPFFFKQVNKDGLVAFLHDVAAEAPDVPFYYYHIPPLTGIEICVEKLLDGMMEQIPTFQGVKFSCTDLFDFGRSIKKNDQGQLVLLYGVDEQLLSALAMGADGAVGSTYNYLGRANNLLLEAFSNGDIVLAQKYQFSIQDFLSFVFAQGFGVPQTKAVITLVSGIAMGPPRLPLSRASEEFIAKVKTRLESVKNCPYS from the exons AGAAATCAACCTGTCTGTGATTGGCCAGTATGTGGACTATCTGATAAGCGAGCAAGGTGTGAAGAATGTATTTG TGAATGGGACAACAGGAGAAGGTCTGTCCCTGAGTGTTCAAGAGAGGAAATGGCTTGCAGAGGAATGGGTGGCCAAGGGGAAGGATAA GCTGGATCATGTCATTATTCATGTGGGGGCCCTGAGTCTGCCAGAATCAAAGGAACTG GCAAAGCATGCTGCTGAAATAGGAGCAGACGGCATAGCTGTCATTGCCCCGTTCTTCTTCAAACAGGTGAACAAAG atGGGCTTGTTGCCTTCTTGCATGATGTGGCAGCTGAAGCTCCAGACGTCCCGTTTTATTATTACCATATTCCTCCCTTGACTGGAATAGAAA tTTGTGTTGAAAAGCTACTAGACGGGATGATGGAGCAGATCCCCACCTTTCAGGGGGTGAAGTTCAGTTGCACAGACCTCTTCGACTTTGGACGGAGTATCAAGAAAAATGACCAAGGCCAGTTGGTGCTTCTGTATGGTGTGGATGAG CAACTCTTGAGCGCACTGGCCATGGGAGCGGACGGGGCAGTTGGCAg CACATATAATTACCTGGGCAGGGCAAATAACTTACTACTGGAAGCTTTCAGTAACGGAGATATTGTCTTAGCACAAAAATACCAG TTCTCTATTCAGGATTTCCTCAGCTTTGTATTTGCACAAG GCTTCGGTGTTCCACAGACCAAAGCAGTGATCACTTTGGTTTCGGGGATAGCAATGGGTCCCCCGCGGCTTCCCTTGTCGAGAGCCTCTGAGGAATTCATTGCCAAAGTAAAAACCAGACTGGAGAGTGTGAAGAACTGCCCGTACAGTTAA